One window from the genome of Haloprofundus halobius encodes:
- a CDS encoding acyl-CoA mutase large subunit family protein has translation MFDPDDLERIRSAKDEWEEETLGPTLERFGEREETFTTDTEGNEVDRLYTPDDIADTDYVDDIGFPGEKPYTRGVYPTMHRGRLWTMRQYAGFGTAAETNDRYQYLIDNGQTGLSVAFDLPTQMGYDSDAEMAAGEVGKSGVAIDSLRDMETLFEGIPLDEVSTSMTINAPAAVLLAMYVAVGDQQGVDRDQLRGTIQNDIMKEYVARNLYIYPPEQSMRLITDTFAFCAAETPKFNTISISGYHIREAGSTAAQEVAFTLGNGIEYVQAAIDAGLDVDEFAPQLSFFFNAHNNVLEEVAKFRAARRMWAKIMEERFGAENPKSKQLKFHTQTGGSTLTAQQVENNIVRVSYQALAAVLGGTQSLHTNGKDEALSLPTEQSVRTALRTQQILAHESGAADTIDPLAGSYYVEALTDEVEADAFDIIDEVDERGGMLDAVEEQWVQRQIQEVAYERQREIEAGERIIVGVNEFQVDDEAHVDVEEVSEEDERRQVESLGELKDERDTEAVEDALAAIRDAAHGDANLLPLIVDAVKAYATVGEICNVLRDEFEEYHPSSAV, from the coding sequence ATGTTCGACCCCGACGATTTGGAGCGAATCCGCTCCGCGAAGGACGAGTGGGAGGAGGAGACGCTCGGGCCGACGCTGGAACGGTTCGGGGAGCGCGAGGAGACGTTCACGACCGACACCGAGGGCAACGAAGTCGACCGCCTCTACACCCCCGACGACATCGCCGACACCGACTACGTCGACGACATCGGCTTCCCCGGCGAGAAGCCCTACACCCGGGGCGTCTACCCGACGATGCACCGCGGGCGACTGTGGACGATGCGGCAGTACGCCGGGTTCGGGACCGCCGCCGAGACCAACGACAGGTACCAGTACCTCATCGACAACGGCCAGACCGGACTCTCGGTGGCGTTCGACCTACCGACGCAGATGGGCTACGACTCCGACGCCGAGATGGCCGCGGGCGAGGTCGGAAAATCCGGCGTCGCCATCGACTCGCTGCGCGACATGGAGACGCTGTTCGAGGGCATCCCGCTGGACGAGGTGTCGACCAGCATGACCATCAACGCCCCCGCGGCGGTCCTCCTGGCGATGTACGTCGCCGTCGGCGACCAGCAGGGCGTCGACCGCGACCAGTTGCGCGGGACCATCCAGAACGACATCATGAAGGAGTACGTCGCGCGCAACCTCTACATCTACCCGCCGGAGCAGTCGATGCGGCTCATAACCGACACGTTCGCGTTCTGCGCGGCGGAGACGCCGAAGTTCAACACCATCTCCATCTCGGGGTACCACATCCGCGAGGCCGGGTCGACGGCGGCCCAAGAGGTGGCGTTCACGCTCGGCAACGGCATCGAGTACGTCCAAGCCGCCATCGACGCCGGCCTCGACGTCGACGAGTTCGCCCCGCAACTGTCGTTCTTCTTCAACGCGCACAACAACGTCTTGGAGGAAGTCGCGAAGTTCCGCGCCGCCCGCCGCATGTGGGCGAAGATCATGGAGGAGCGCTTCGGCGCGGAGAACCCCAAATCGAAGCAACTGAAGTTCCACACGCAGACCGGCGGCTCCACGCTCACCGCCCAACAGGTGGAGAACAACATCGTCCGCGTCTCCTATCAGGCGCTGGCGGCCGTCCTCGGCGGAACGCAGAGTCTCCACACCAACGGGAAGGACGAGGCGCTGTCGCTGCCGACCGAACAGAGCGTCCGGACGGCGCTCAGAACGCAGCAGATTCTCGCCCACGAGTCGGGCGCGGCCGACACCATCGACCCGCTCGCCGGGAGCTACTACGTCGAGGCACTCACCGACGAGGTCGAGGCCGACGCCTTCGACATCATCGACGAGGTGGACGAGCGCGGCGGGATGCTCGACGCCGTCGAGGAGCAGTGGGTCCAACGCCAGATTCAGGAGGTCGCCTACGAGCGCCAGCGCGAGATAGAGGCGGGCGAGCGCATCATCGTCGGCGTCAACGAGTTCCAAGTCGACGACGAGGCGCACGTCGACGTCGAGGAGGTCTCCGAGGAGGACGAGCGTCGACAGGTCGAGTCGCTCGGCGAACTGAAGGACGAGCGCGACACGGAGGCCGTCGAAGACGCGCTCGCGGCGATTCGCGACGCCGCTCACGGCGACGCCAACCTCCTCCCGCTCATCGTCGACGCGGTGAAGGCGTACGCGACGGTTGGCGAGATCTGCAACGTACTCCGCGACGAGTTCGAGGAGTACCACCCCAGTAGCGCCGTCTGA
- a CDS encoding DUF4397 domain-containing protein yields MPDSRRRTFLHASGVALLSALAGCGGTLAEDQMHPSTDEPTAEPAATGTATDEPTQGPASTDGGSNLRVVHAVPDAPNIDIVVFGDAALKDEPFRQISQYLYLGAERTDLELVVTDEPSRVLFDESLDLDVGSYTGVALGELGDDTDRPLNFRLYEEDLSLPDEGDARLQFINAAPDTTGLRVVAADGDETVFDDVGYGEASTTTLSADTRSIEVQATDGGDTVTTTELTLDDRGVYTAFGMGYVAPDDAPTDAPFEVTLAEDGD; encoded by the coding sequence ATGCCCGACTCACGTCGCCGGACGTTCCTGCATGCCAGCGGCGTCGCCCTCCTCTCCGCGCTCGCCGGATGCGGTGGAACGCTCGCCGAAGACCAGATGCACCCGTCAACCGACGAGCCGACGGCGGAACCCGCGGCGACGGGGACGGCGACCGACGAGCCGACCCAGGGGCCGGCGTCGACGGACGGCGGTTCGAACCTCCGCGTCGTCCACGCGGTTCCCGACGCGCCGAACATCGACATCGTCGTCTTCGGTGACGCGGCGCTGAAAGACGAACCGTTCCGCCAGATAAGTCAGTACCTCTACCTCGGCGCGGAGCGGACCGACCTCGAACTCGTCGTCACGGACGAGCCGAGTCGCGTCCTCTTCGACGAGTCGCTCGACTTGGACGTCGGCAGTTACACCGGCGTCGCCCTCGGCGAACTCGGTGACGACACGGACAGACCGCTCAACTTCCGGCTGTACGAGGAGGACCTCTCGCTGCCCGACGAGGGCGACGCCCGACTCCAGTTCATCAACGCCGCTCCGGACACCACGGGCCTGCGAGTCGTCGCGGCCGACGGCGACGAGACGGTGTTCGACGACGTCGGCTACGGCGAGGCGTCGACGACGACGCTGTCGGCCGATACACGCTCGATAGAAGTTCAAGCGACGGACGGCGGCGACACGGTAACGACGACGGAACTGACCCTCGACGACCGCGGCGTCTATACCGCGTTCGGGATGGGGTACGTCGCCCCCGACGACGCCCCGACGGACGCGCCGTTCGAGGTCACGCTCGCCGAAGACGGCGACTGA